Proteins found in one Collinsella aerofaciens genomic segment:
- a CDS encoding DegV family protein, whose amino-acid sequence MSIRIITDSASDMSPAEHPALRVLPLSVTFGTDVYMDGVDIDHQRFYEMLVERDELPKTGQVNPYAFSQAIAETREAGDEAVIITVGAKLSGTNQSARTALAEAPGGDVFVVDSNNVTLGERVLVEYALRLVDEGRSAAQIAAAVEAVRDRVVVIGLLETLEYLVRGGRLSAAAGAVGTLLNVKPVVAAEDGLIVQLGKARGSKNGRNLLNQKVEKAGGVDFSMPLALGYTGLSDAVLKKYIEDSAALWAGHTENELPIHTIGATIGTHVGPGAVAVAFFRPAN is encoded by the coding sequence ATGTCCATTCGTATTATTACCGATTCCGCAAGCGATATGTCGCCGGCTGAGCACCCCGCTTTGCGTGTTCTGCCGCTGTCCGTTACCTTTGGTACCGATGTGTACATGGATGGCGTCGACATCGATCACCAGCGCTTTTACGAGATGCTCGTGGAGCGCGATGAGCTGCCCAAGACCGGTCAGGTCAACCCGTACGCGTTTTCACAGGCGATTGCCGAGACGCGTGAGGCCGGCGACGAGGCAGTGATTATTACCGTGGGCGCCAAGCTTTCGGGCACCAATCAGAGTGCCCGTACCGCACTTGCCGAGGCGCCGGGCGGCGACGTGTTCGTGGTAGACAGCAATAACGTCACCCTGGGCGAACGTGTCCTGGTCGAGTATGCGCTGCGCTTGGTGGACGAGGGCCGTAGTGCGGCCCAAATCGCGGCGGCCGTAGAGGCCGTCCGTGACCGCGTGGTCGTCATCGGCCTGCTCGAGACGCTGGAGTACTTGGTGCGCGGCGGTCGCCTGTCTGCCGCTGCGGGCGCTGTGGGCACGCTGCTCAACGTGAAGCCCGTAGTGGCCGCCGAGGACGGCCTGATTGTGCAGCTGGGCAAGGCTCGTGGCTCCAAGAACGGCCGTAACCTGCTCAACCAGAAGGTCGAAAAGGCGGGCGGCGTCGACTTTTCCATGCCGCTGGCACTGGGCTATACGGGCCTTTCGGACGCTGTGCTCAAGAAGTACATCGAGGACAGCGCCGCGCTGTGGGCTGGACACACCGAGAACGAGCTGCCCATCCACACCATTGGCGCCACCATCGGCACCCACGTGGGCCCCGGCGCCGTAGCCGTAGCCTTCTTCCGCCCCGCCAACTAG